The genomic DNA ataataattattattttgtcatATTCTTCTGTTTAATGATACTTTTACacttatattttttcctaatcaCTTTTACActtccatttaataatattttttcctaatcatttttaaatttaattataaatttctcatctactgtcacatctatatatacatatatatatatatattctcatacatcaatatatttgtcatcacttaaaatcattgaaaaaaatcaattggaCTTGGattaagcaaacgcggcttcatttgttttttgaGTAAGTTTGCTCGAGCAacccaactcaactctattatTCACTAatacacaattattacttttttctttaatttaataataaatcctCTCACATACCttttctaatcatttttataatcaaatttttaataattaattctctatctactttcacatttatatatacataataaatttttaataataaatttttccacacacatatataaatatatatatatatatatatattctcacgcATCAAGATATTTGTCAATATAAGCTAAGTGATAGATCTCAACTTGATATTGTGCAGTGATTGCAAGTATTGAGAAATATAATAAtgtgtaataatatatatatatatatgtatatatatgtgaaagtagattataatttactattaaaaattaattttaaaaggaaaaagtatgaaCAAGAAagtttattaaataaaaattttaaaatagttaagaaaaagtatgaatgataaagtattattaaaagaaaaaagacaaaacaataatcattatattgttgaattcaATGaagaatagagttgagttgaatttatGAAAGAATAGAGTTGAGTCGGACAGGATTGAATTATCCAAAAACCAAACTTCTTGCATCTTCCATATCTTTGTTCATACATCTCTATTACAAAATACTATCCAACTTTCGGTTTGACACTAGACTCTGCCACAGAATATTTTCAAGAACACTACCCAGCGGGAAAGGGGGCTCTGCCTGTTGAATTTAAGAATACACAGGTTTCATTTGGTTCCAATACGGGAAAGGTGAATAAGAATCTCCTAGTTAGAACAAACAGATGATTAAATGCTTCAGGATAGAAGCCGCGATATGAACACGACAACTGTTTATGGTCCTCCAAGTATAGCATTCTCTATGTCCTCTCTACTCAATGCATAACTGAATCTTCTCTCGACATCCTTCTCAAGGTTCCCCGGTCCAGTTTTTAGGTACCTGCAATGCAAAATTTTACAATTGTTAGAGCACTGGGACTTGCCTCCTCCCACTTGTAAATTTGCACAGTATGATCACGCGATCAAGTGAGACAAGATATATCAGTAGCTGCAAAAACAAGGCTGACTGTCTTCACTAGTCACTACAAGGGGAAGCACCCTCGCACTCAGGATCTTCAAGCTCTCATTTCAGTTAAGAGCCAGTGAATCAATGCAATCAATAATCTCTCACACCACAGTGCTCCTATTCTTGGAATAGGCAATCAATTCAAACTCCTACACATCAATATTTTGCAGATTATTCTCATACTCAAAAGGATAGCAGAGTTCCATTCTCATTCGTTGAAATGAATGTGTAAAGGCTAAACTCTAGGAGCCGTCATCCTTCTAAGCACAAAGACCTTAACAACAGCAATAATCCCCAGCCTAATACGCAGGGGACATGAATACATAGCAtgtaagtgaaaaaaaaaaaaggtcaagacAAGGCAGTGAGGAGAACTACAATACCGCGATGATCAAAACAAAGGAACAGGGAGAGAACACTCGGTCAAAATATTGCCGCCCCCACATACTATCGACAAAAACAATAATGAAGCTGTTCATCACTCTCAAGTGAATGTGCCTATGATATAGGACCAACCTGACAGACGTTCCAAACAACATATGTAGCCCTGATCATTGAGATATCAACACTAATATTGACAATGCATAGATTTAGATATCTCCTTCTTCATCTGAATGCAGTACAAGTATACAACATATAACCAAAAGCATCAGTAACCTCCTCCAATTGTAATTTCAAATATGCGGATTCCTATAGAGAAGAAGACTGCAAAGTTTTCACAGAGCACATTCTGGCAAGGGAAACGCCGGATTTCGATAAATTTGAGCCTCGAAACCGAGAACAAAATAGTTCAGCACCGTCGCTAGGCTTAGGAATTGAAGCTGTATATACATACAACATACTAAgctgagagagagggggacCATTACTGACCTAATGTAAAGGTCGGTGACATCAAGAGAAAGCTGAGCGTGCCACTCGGGCAATTCAATGAACCAGACGGCTCGGTCCTCTATACTTTGACAAAAACCCAACTTCCTCAGCCAAGCTTCGACGCAGGGCAGGCTGTGGGCGTAGAGTGGCTTCGTCTTCTCCGGCAGCCTCTTTAGCCACTCGTCTTCCTCCGCCGCCAGCTCCGCTTCCGACGGCGACTTCGAGCAACTCACCGCGAGTCTGAGGTCTCTTCCTCGGAACACGGACGCAGGAAGGTGAGGACAAGGAAGGAATTTGGAGGAACAAGAAGCACGGTAGGGCGGGGAGGAGGGAACGGGAAGCTTCGGGGAGTTCAAATCAATCGGGACGAGCTTTGGAGCAGAGATTGTGATCATCTTCGAGCACTGGTTTTTGCCCGAGGAACGGAAGTTCGGCGGTAGTGGGGAGGGGAAAGTCCCGGAGCTTGATCGGAGAGGGAAGAGAGCACGGAGACGTTATCTGTTCCTGCTCTTCGTCGTCTCTCCCAGTGAAATTGGCGTGGATTCTGCTGACGGTGACGATGACGGATAAGGTCAACATGAACGGAAATAACTCCTGGGACGAAAATGGAAACTCTAGCCAAAGTTAGAGGACTAGAATTGGCTCTTCCAACAGTTGGGGACAGGATAAGATCAAAAGAGTTCTAGAGCGCAGACAGCAATGGCGCCATTCTGACTTTTCCCGCCGGCGGAGCATCAGATTCAAACCCCCTCACTGTCAGTCAACAGATCTACTGGAGAAATCGATCGAGAACGCTCTCCTCACCAATGGCGACTGATCCGATCACGGACTTCTCCCGGACCAAACGC from Punica granatum isolate Tunisia-2019 chromosome 2, ASM765513v2, whole genome shotgun sequence includes the following:
- the LOC116195704 gene encoding uncharacterized protein LOC116195704, with product MITISAPKLVPIDLNSPKLPVPSSPPYRASCSSKFLPCPHLPASVFRGRDLRLAVSCSKSPSEAELAAEEDEWLKRLPEKTKPLYAHSLPCVEAWLRKLGFCQSIEDRAVWFIELPEWHAQLSLDVTDLYIRYLKTGPGNLEKDVERRFSYALSREDIENAILGGP